From one uncultured Paludibacter sp. genomic stretch:
- a CDS encoding conserved hypothetical protein (Evidence 4 : Unknown function but conserved in other organisms), with protein sequence MKRKKKKNDQIKDIIKSARKQSREDEINAHGKPILYQKIETSKKKYKRIKKVDLDENN encoded by the coding sequence ATGAAACGGAAAAAGAAAAAAAACGATCAAATAAAAGATATTATTAAATCCGCGAGGAAACAAAGCCGTGAAGATGAAATAAACGCTCACGGGAAGCCGATTTTATATCAAAAGATAGAAACGTCCAAGAAAAAATATAAACGTATTAAAAAGGTTGATTTGGACGAGAACAACTAA
- a CDS encoding conserved hypothetical protein (Evidence 4 : Unknown function but conserved in other organisms), protein MKKLIPFIFALFAIGLTGCKELSKLTIIKLPYSVEIVIPDNLPILASPTPIETPEVQTNTETSLGNQGYNLNMVEKVSLEKFELVIKSPSDGDLNFFKSIKIYIAAEGLPETLVAEKDVPDSDGTRLTTITLNCKDVDLKDYFLKDKITFKTTVTTDAIVSPEYKLDAKSVFAVDLDVLGL, encoded by the coding sequence ATGAAAAAACTGATTCCTTTTATTTTTGCGTTATTTGCAATTGGTTTGACTGGATGTAAAGAACTATCAAAGTTAACCATTATTAAACTGCCTTATAGTGTAGAAATTGTAATTCCTGACAATTTGCCAATTTTAGCGAGTCCGACTCCGATTGAAACTCCTGAAGTACAAACAAACACAGAGACATCGTTAGGAAATCAGGGATACAATTTAAATATGGTAGAAAAAGTTTCGCTGGAAAAGTTTGAATTGGTAATAAAATCACCTTCTGACGGAGATTTAAATTTCTTCAAGTCTATAAAAATTTACATTGCTGCTGAAGGTTTACCTGAAACGCTGGTTGCGGAAAAAGATGTTCCTGATTCTGATGGGACAAGATTAACAACCATCACTTTGAATTGCAAAGATGTGGATTTAAAAGACTATTTCTTAAAAGATAAAATCACTTTTAAAACTACCGTTACAACCGATGCAATTGTTTCTCCGGAATATAAATTGGATGCGAAATCGGTATTTGCAGTTGATTTGGATGTGTTAGGATTGTAA
- a CDS encoding putative xylanase (Evidence 3 : Putative function from multiple computational evidences): MGKHNFLIIALLLLSFKMTSQEKILLYPKGAAESNELKNKESWRDKDFILDISKPRIMSFIAPAETANGTAVLICPGGGYSGVSVIKEGEEIAKWFNQLGVSAFVLYYRMPNGHYKIPLKDAQTAISIIRKNSKKWRIDKNKIGVMGFSAGGHLASTVGTHFRKKSQRPAFMILGYPVVTMDSTFTHKGSRNNLLGKKPSEELVKLYSNELQVKKSTPPTFIFHAKDDKTVPIKNSENLAEALKKNNIPVQLNEYEKGGHGFGMRPKGIDSDNWPEALKNWLKEQGFIE, translated from the coding sequence ATGGGAAAACATAATTTTTTAATCATTGCTTTACTTTTATTGTCATTCAAAATGACTTCACAAGAAAAAATATTACTTTATCCAAAGGGCGCGGCGGAGAGCAACGAACTCAAAAATAAAGAAAGCTGGCGCGACAAAGATTTTATTCTTGATATTAGCAAACCTCGAATAATGAGTTTTATTGCACCTGCGGAAACAGCAAACGGAACTGCCGTATTGATTTGTCCCGGTGGAGGTTACAGCGGTGTTTCTGTAATTAAAGAAGGCGAAGAAATTGCCAAATGGTTCAATCAATTAGGTGTTTCGGCATTTGTTCTTTATTACAGAATGCCTAACGGACACTATAAAATTCCGTTAAAAGATGCGCAGACCGCCATTTCCATTATCAGAAAAAATTCTAAAAAATGGAGAATAGACAAAAATAAAATAGGTGTGATGGGATTTTCTGCCGGAGGACACTTAGCTTCCACTGTTGGAACTCATTTCAGAAAGAAATCACAGCGTCCTGCGTTTATGATTTTGGGTTATCCTGTGGTAACGATGGATAGCACATTTACACACAAAGGTTCAAGAAATAATTTGTTAGGTAAAAAACCTTCGGAAGAGTTGGTAAAATTGTATTCAAATGAACTGCAAGTTAAAAAAAGCACTCCGCCTACATTTATTTTTCACGCTAAAGACGACAAAACCGTACCCATAAAAAATAGCGAAAATTTGGCGGAAGCTCTAAAAAAAAATAATATCCCGGTGCAGTTAAACGAGTATGAAAAAGGCGGACACGGTTTTGGAATGAGACCTAAAGGAATTGATTCTGATAACTGGCCCGAAGCGCTTAAAAACTGGTTGAAAGAACAAGGATTTATTGAATAG
- the argB gene encoding Acetylglutamate kinase — translation MEKKNLYTEHKCVNDNIPPLPKQALKITSSKMVKEKLILIKVGGKIVEEPDSLKQLLLDFSKIEGHKVLVHGGGRSATALASKLGVESKMVNGRRITDEETLKVVTMVYGGLVNKQIVAGLQLLGINALGLTGADMNYMISDKRPVKEVDYGFVGDVKKVNAEILADLIAKDIVPVLAPLTHDGKGNMLNTNADTIAGEAAKALVKYFDVTLMYCFEKKGVLSDENNDESVIPIITGDIYKKLIEENVVQGGMIPKIDNAFDALKAGVKEVIITRADLFHTNGGTKMQL, via the coding sequence ATGGAGAAAAAAAATCTTTATACAGAACATAAATGTGTAAACGATAATATTCCTCCATTGCCTAAACAAGCTCTAAAAATAACTTCATCCAAAATGGTTAAAGAAAAACTTATCCTTATAAAAGTTGGTGGAAAAATTGTAGAAGAACCGGACTCGCTCAAACAACTGCTTTTGGATTTTTCCAAAATAGAAGGTCATAAAGTACTTGTACACGGTGGAGGACGTTCTGCTACGGCTTTAGCGTCAAAACTTGGAGTGGAAAGTAAAATGGTAAACGGACGCAGAATTACCGATGAAGAAACGCTCAAAGTGGTTACAATGGTGTATGGAGGTTTAGTAAATAAACAAATTGTTGCCGGTTTACAATTGTTAGGAATAAATGCGTTGGGACTAACCGGAGCCGATATGAATTATATGATTTCTGATAAACGCCCTGTAAAAGAGGTAGATTATGGTTTTGTTGGCGACGTAAAAAAAGTAAACGCTGAAATTTTAGCTGATTTGATTGCGAAAGACATAGTTCCTGTGCTCGCACCACTCACACACGACGGTAAAGGAAATATGTTGAATACCAATGCTGATACTATTGCAGGTGAAGCAGCCAAAGCATTGGTAAAATATTTTGATGTAACATTAATGTATTGTTTCGAGAAAAAAGGAGTATTATCTGATGAAAATAATGATGAAAGTGTAATTCCAATCATCACTGGCGATATTTATAAAAAACTAATAGAAGAAAATGTGGTTCAAGGTGGAATGATTCCTAAAATTGATAATGCTTTTGATGCGCTCAAAGCGGGCGTAAAGGAGGTAATTATTACACGTGCCGATTTATTCCACACAAATGGTGGAACGAAGATGCAATTGTAA
- a CDS encoding Endothelin-converting enzyme: MSILKKSSIMGSLLIASIFMMNSCNKKTSAKEQTAGIQLANLDTTAKLGDDFYQYACGGWMKNNPLTGEYSRFGSFDKLAENNREQLKGLIEEIASKPAKSGSVEQKIADMFNLAMDSTKLNTDGVSPLKADLDKIAAIKDKEGIEKAIPELMQQGIHPYFGIYVDADPKSSKENLLQTYQGGLGMGQRDYYLENDANTKNIRDKYQIHVAKMFELTGFDAATAQKNAADVMRIETRLAKSAYDNVKLRDPQANYNKMAVADAQKLVPEINWDNLLAGLNLKDVKNLSISQKENMVEVGKIINSEPIPVQVAYLQWNVINDAASYLSDSIYKEHFDFYGKVMSGKQQPQPRWKRAVANVEGSLGEAVGQMYVKKYFPPAAKERMEKLVKNLQKSLGERIKGLTWMGDSTKQKALEKLEAFYVKVGYPNKWRDYSKLDIKKDNYWENIKRASKFESDYMFAKLGKPVDKDEWLMTPQTVNAYYNPSTNEICFPAGILQYPFFDMNADDAFNYGAIGVVIGHEMTHGFDDQGRQFDKDGNLKDWWTAEDAKKFTENANKLADFYSNIEVAPETKANGKFTLGENIADQGGLQVSYFALQNVLKTNPLPVKDGFTPEQRFFLAYANVWAGNIRPEEILKRTKTDPHSLGKWRVDAALPHIEGWYKAFDIKPTDKMYVALEKRAIVW, translated from the coding sequence ATGTCAATCTTAAAAAAATCTTCCATTATGGGAAGTTTATTAATTGCATCGATCTTTATGATGAATTCTTGTAATAAAAAAACATCAGCAAAAGAACAAACTGCAGGTATTCAACTTGCAAATTTGGACACTACAGCCAAACTCGGCGATGACTTTTATCAATATGCTTGTGGCGGCTGGATGAAAAATAATCCGTTGACAGGCGAATATTCCCGTTTCGGAAGTTTTGATAAACTTGCAGAAAATAATCGCGAACAACTAAAAGGATTAATTGAAGAAATTGCTTCAAAACCGGCAAAATCGGGTTCGGTAGAGCAAAAAATTGCCGATATGTTTAATTTGGCAATGGACAGCACAAAATTAAATACCGATGGCGTTTCTCCTCTTAAAGCCGATTTAGATAAAATTGCCGCTATTAAAGATAAAGAAGGAATAGAAAAAGCAATTCCTGAATTGATGCAACAAGGAATTCATCCTTATTTTGGAATTTATGTAGATGCCGACCCTAAAAGCAGCAAAGAAAATCTGCTTCAAACTTATCAGGGCGGTCTTGGTATGGGACAACGCGATTATTATCTTGAAAATGATGCGAACACTAAAAATATTCGGGATAAATACCAAATTCACGTAGCAAAAATGTTTGAATTAACCGGATTTGACGCCGCAACAGCTCAAAAAAATGCAGCTGATGTAATGCGCATTGAAACCCGCTTGGCAAAATCGGCTTACGACAATGTAAAGCTACGCGACCCGCAAGCAAACTATAATAAAATGGCTGTGGCTGATGCTCAAAAATTGGTTCCTGAAATAAACTGGGATAATTTATTAGCCGGATTGAATTTGAAAGACGTCAAAAATCTCTCTATTTCTCAAAAAGAAAATATGGTGGAAGTAGGTAAAATAATTAACTCGGAACCAATACCCGTGCAAGTTGCTTATTTACAGTGGAATGTAATTAACGATGCTGCATCTTATTTGAGTGACAGTATTTACAAAGAACATTTTGATTTTTACGGCAAAGTAATGTCAGGAAAACAACAACCTCAACCCCGCTGGAAACGCGCAGTAGCAAACGTGGAAGGTTCGCTGGGAGAAGCCGTAGGACAAATGTATGTGAAGAAATATTTCCCTCCTGCAGCCAAAGAACGTATGGAAAAATTGGTGAAAAATCTTCAAAAATCGCTGGGTGAACGTATTAAAGGACTTACTTGGATGGGAGACAGCACCAAACAAAAAGCGCTGGAAAAATTAGAAGCGTTTTATGTAAAAGTAGGATATCCAAATAAATGGAGAGATTACAGCAAATTAGATATCAAAAAAGATAATTATTGGGAAAACATAAAACGCGCAAGCAAATTTGAAAGCGATTATATGTTTGCTAAACTTGGTAAACCTGTGGATAAAGATGAATGGTTGATGACACCGCAAACTGTAAACGCTTATTATAACCCGTCGACGAATGAAATTTGTTTCCCTGCCGGAATTTTGCAATATCCATTTTTCGATATGAATGCCGACGACGCTTTCAATTATGGTGCAATCGGAGTGGTAATCGGACACGAAATGACACACGGATTTGATGATCAAGGGCGTCAGTTTGATAAAGACGGAAATCTTAAAGATTGGTGGACGGCAGAAGATGCCAAAAAATTTACTGAAAATGCAAATAAACTGGCTGATTTTTACAGCAATATTGAAGTTGCGCCGGAAACAAAAGCAAACGGTAAATTTACACTTGGTGAAAATATTGCCGACCAAGGCGGTTTACAAGTTTCGTATTTTGCTCTTCAAAATGTGTTGAAAACAAATCCGCTTCCTGTAAAAGACGGTTTTACTCCCGAGCAACGTTTCTTCTTGGCTTATGCTAATGTTTGGGCAGGCAATATTCGTCCTGAAGAGATTTTGAAACGTACCAAAACCGACCCGCATTCACTTGGAAAATGGCGTGTAGACGCTGCGCTTCCTCACATTGAAGGTTGGTACAAAGCATTTGATATTAAGCCGACAGATAAAATGTATGTGGCTCTGGAAAAACGTGCAATAGTTTGGTAA
- a CDS encoding Collagenase, translating to MLLRKDIEIMAPAGSWESLAAAIKAGANSVYFGIEKLNMRSKSSSNFTTDDLRKIVKICNENNVKSYLTVNTIIYDNDMTLMREIIDTAKEVQVSAIIASDVAALMYANNVGVEVHLSTQLNITNVESLKFYAQFADVVVLARELNLKQVKEIHNAIIEQQIKGKNGELIRIEMFCHGALCMAVSGKCYLSLHEKNLSANRGECNQICRRGYNVKDKDSEIELEIDNEYIMSPKDLKTIGFVDEMLEAGVRVFKIEGRARGAEYVKTVVTCYNEAVEAALNNDFTDEKIADWDARLARVFNRGFWNGYYLGQRLGEWSKNYGSEATHRKIYIGKVTNYFNKIGVAEILLETQHLQTGDEILITGETTGAYEDIIDEMRVELKPVEKVEKGTYFSIKTKELVRRNDKVFKIVSADKVKKQ from the coding sequence ATGTTACTACGAAAAGATATAGAAATTATGGCTCCTGCCGGAAGCTGGGAAAGCTTGGCGGCAGCAATCAAAGCCGGAGCAAATTCGGTATATTTTGGTATTGAAAAACTGAATATGCGGAGCAAGTCGAGCAGTAATTTTACTACCGACGATTTGCGAAAAATAGTAAAAATCTGCAACGAAAATAATGTAAAAAGTTATCTCACGGTAAATACAATTATTTATGATAACGATATGACTTTAATGCGTGAAATTATCGACACGGCGAAAGAAGTACAGGTTTCAGCTATTATTGCTTCGGACGTTGCCGCGTTGATGTATGCGAACAATGTAGGAGTGGAGGTGCATCTTTCAACCCAATTGAATATCACAAATGTGGAATCGCTGAAATTTTACGCACAATTTGCCGATGTGGTTGTTTTGGCTCGGGAATTGAACCTGAAACAGGTTAAAGAAATTCACAATGCAATTATTGAGCAGCAAATTAAAGGAAAAAACGGCGAACTTATCCGTATTGAAATGTTTTGCCACGGCGCGCTTTGTATGGCGGTTTCGGGAAAATGTTATTTGAGTTTGCACGAAAAAAATCTTTCTGCCAATCGCGGTGAATGCAATCAAATTTGCCGTAGAGGTTATAATGTAAAAGACAAAGACAGTGAAATAGAGTTGGAAATTGACAACGAGTACATTATGTCGCCCAAAGATTTGAAAACCATTGGTTTTGTGGACGAAATGCTGGAAGCAGGCGTACGTGTTTTCAAAATTGAAGGTCGCGCGCGAGGCGCTGAATATGTAAAAACAGTGGTTACCTGCTACAATGAAGCGGTTGAAGCCGCTTTGAATAATGATTTTACCGATGAAAAAATTGCAGATTGGGACGCACGTCTGGCTCGTGTTTTTAATCGCGGATTCTGGAACGGTTATTATTTAGGTCAAAGGTTAGGGGAGTGGAGTAAAAATTACGGTTCGGAAGCGACACATCGCAAGATTTACATTGGGAAGGTAACTAATTATTTCAATAAAATTGGCGTTGCGGAAATTTTGCTTGAAACTCAACATTTGCAAACAGGCGATGAAATTTTAATTACAGGCGAAACTACCGGCGCTTATGAAGATATTATTGATGAAATGCGTGTGGAACTAAAACCGGTGGAAAAAGTGGAAAAAGGAACCTATTTTTCTATTAAAACAAAAGAACTTGTACGCAGAAACGATAAAGTTTTCAAAATTGTGAGCGCGGATAAGGTAAAGAAACAGTAA
- the argF gene encoding N-acetylornithine carbamoyltransferase, with protein sequence MKTYTNVKDLGNLHEAVKEALEIKKNRYAYKHIGENKTLLMVFFNSSLRTRLSTQKAGMNLGMNTMVLDINQGAWKLETERGVIMDGEKPEHILEAIPVMGSYCDVIGVRSFAQFEDKKFDYEETILNQFIKYSGKPVFSMEAATGHPLQAFADLITIEEYKKTARPKVVLTWAPHPKALPQAVPNSFADFMNEADVDFVITHPEGYELAEQFVRGAKMEYNQKKAFEGADFIYAKNWAAYQDPNYGKILSTDRNWTVDSAKMALTNNAYFMHCLPVRRNMIVTDDVIESPQSIVIPEAANREISAQVVIKRLLENI encoded by the coding sequence ATGAAAACTTATACAAACGTTAAGGATTTAGGAAATCTTCATGAAGCGGTAAAAGAAGCTCTTGAAATCAAGAAAAATCGCTATGCCTACAAACATATCGGTGAAAATAAAACGCTGTTGATGGTGTTTTTTAACTCCAGTTTACGCACGCGCTTAAGCACACAAAAAGCAGGAATGAACCTTGGAATGAACACAATGGTGCTCGATATTAATCAAGGCGCATGGAAATTGGAAACCGAACGCGGCGTAATTATGGACGGCGAAAAACCCGAACATATTTTAGAAGCTATTCCTGTGATGGGAAGTTATTGTGATGTAATCGGAGTACGCTCTTTTGCTCAATTTGAAGACAAAAAATTTGATTACGAAGAAACCATTCTCAATCAATTTATAAAATATTCAGGGAAACCTGTTTTCAGTATGGAAGCTGCAACAGGACATCCTTTACAAGCGTTTGCCGATTTAATTACCATTGAAGAATACAAAAAAACAGCTCGTCCGAAAGTGGTTTTAACTTGGGCGCCACATCCAAAAGCTTTACCGCAGGCGGTTCCCAATTCTTTTGCCGATTTTATGAATGAAGCCGATGTGGATTTTGTAATTACACATCCTGAAGGGTATGAATTGGCGGAGCAATTTGTGCGTGGTGCAAAAATGGAATATAATCAGAAAAAAGCATTTGAAGGAGCCGATTTTATCTACGCTAAAAATTGGGCTGCCTATCAAGATCCGAATTATGGAAAAATCTTAAGTACTGATAGAAACTGGACAGTAGACAGCGCAAAAATGGCGCTCACCAACAACGCTTATTTTATGCATTGTCTTCCGGTGAGAAGAAATATGATTGTAACCGACGATGTGATTGAAAGTCCGCAATCCATTGTAATTCCTGAAGCTGCCAATCGTGAAATTTCGGCACAAGTTGTAATTAAAAGATTATTGGAAAACATTTAA
- the apt gene encoding Adenine phosphoribosyltransferase, with protein MNLEQVIASIRNVPDFPVPGIQFKDITTALKDAEVLHYMADELYEYYKNKGITKVVGVESRGFVLGSILAYKLNAGFVLLRKPGKLPAETFKVDYSLEYGADALEIHKDAIEADDVILLHDDLLATGGSANAALQLLKNFGNNPIYVSFLINLTFLEGIKRLGEAKDVHALIEF; from the coding sequence ATGAATTTAGAACAAGTTATTGCATCTATAAGAAACGTACCTGATTTTCCTGTTCCGGGAATTCAATTCAAAGATATTACCACGGCATTAAAAGATGCTGAAGTGCTTCATTATATGGCAGATGAACTTTATGAGTACTACAAAAACAAAGGCATTACAAAAGTAGTAGGCGTTGAAAGTCGCGGTTTTGTTTTGGGAAGCATATTGGCTTACAAACTGAACGCCGGTTTTGTATTACTTCGCAAACCGGGGAAACTTCCGGCAGAAACTTTCAAAGTAGATTATTCACTTGAATATGGCGCTGATGCGCTTGAAATTCATAAAGATGCTATTGAAGCCGACGATGTTATTCTTCTTCACGATGATTTACTTGCTACAGGTGGAAGCGCAAATGCTGCTTTGCAGTTGTTGAAAAATTTCGGGAACAATCCTATTTATGTTAGTTTCCTTATTAATTTGACATTTCTTGAAGGCATCAAACGTCTTGGAGAGGCGAAAGATGTACACGCATTGATAGAATTTTAA
- a CDS encoding tRNA-dihydrouridine synthase, producing MQIANIQFSEHPLFLAPMEDVTDPAFRLLCKRFGAEMVYTEFVSADALIRNVKRTEQKLTLHDEERPVAIQIYGRETDVMAEAAKICEQVNPDIIDLNFGCPVKRVAGKGAGAGMLQNPEKMLEITAEVVKAVKVPVTVKTRLGWDENSKIIVDLAEKLQDCGIAALTIHGRTRSQMYKGEADWTLIGEVKNNPRMKIPIIGNGDVTTPERAKECFDKYGVDAVMIGRASIGKPWIFAEVKNYLETGEKQTLLNFDDQKNILKQQVLDAIKWLDERKGILHSRRHLAASPAFKGIPHFKETRIAMLRATTKDELFGIIDNIENPEI from the coding sequence ATGCAAATAGCAAACATACAATTTTCGGAACATCCGCTGTTTTTAGCTCCAATGGAAGACGTAACCGATCCGGCATTTAGGCTTTTATGCAAACGTTTCGGAGCCGAAATGGTTTACACGGAGTTTGTTTCAGCTGATGCTTTGATACGAAACGTGAAACGCACGGAACAAAAACTTACACTGCACGATGAGGAACGTCCCGTTGCCATACAAATTTACGGTCGTGAAACAGATGTAATGGCAGAAGCCGCAAAAATTTGCGAACAGGTAAATCCCGATATTATTGATTTGAACTTTGGATGCCCTGTAAAACGTGTGGCAGGAAAAGGAGCCGGAGCGGGAATGTTGCAAAATCCCGAAAAAATGTTGGAAATAACCGCAGAAGTTGTAAAAGCCGTTAAAGTTCCTGTAACCGTAAAAACACGTCTGGGTTGGGACGAAAACAGCAAAATCATTGTTGATTTGGCGGAAAAATTGCAAGATTGCGGCATTGCCGCGCTTACCATTCACGGAAGAACACGTTCGCAAATGTATAAAGGCGAAGCCGATTGGACATTGATAGGCGAAGTGAAAAATAATCCGCGAATGAAAATTCCAATAATAGGAAACGGTGATGTTACAACACCTGAAAGAGCCAAAGAATGTTTTGATAAATACGGCGTGGATGCAGTAATGATAGGGCGTGCAAGCATTGGAAAACCTTGGATTTTCGCCGAAGTGAAAAATTACTTGGAAACGGGCGAAAAACAAACTTTGTTAAACTTCGACGATCAAAAAAACATTTTGAAACAGCAAGTGTTAGATGCTATTAAGTGGCTCGACGAACGAAAAGGAATACTTCATTCAAGAAGACATTTAGCGGCAAGTCCCGCATTCAAAGGCATTCCGCATTTTAAGGAAACCCGCATCGCTATGCTTAGGGCTACAACAAAAGATGAATTGTTTGGAATAATTGATAATATCGAAAATCCTGAAATATAA
- a CDS encoding conserved exported hypothetical protein (Evidence 4 : Unknown function but conserved in other organisms), whose protein sequence is MKKLFTLVLLLMVSVSALFSQKDWSVSDGALLDGKNIIKVNLTGLPIRNFGFYGERIINNRFSAVLGVNVMPKGGIPFINSFTSSNNNNDETIQNMKVNTFALTPELRIYTGSGYGKGFYFAPYFKYEQFGLSDLSVTFTDNDVDHEVIMDGKLKTYSGGLMIGYQWLLGKHKNIVLDWSILGLHGGKSSGNVHGYYATGTMTEEQQQEVKNNIDDALSDIPVIKYTTTVDEKNVSVDLTGPWAFFRMGLSIGYRF, encoded by the coding sequence ATGAAAAAGCTATTTACTCTCGTTCTCTTACTTATGGTAAGTGTTTCCGCTCTTTTTTCACAAAAAGATTGGAGTGTTTCTGATGGCGCCTTATTGGATGGTAAAAACATTATTAAAGTAAATTTAACAGGGCTCCCGATAAGAAACTTTGGATTTTACGGCGAACGCATCATTAACAACAGATTTAGCGCTGTGTTGGGCGTAAACGTAATGCCTAAAGGAGGAATTCCATTTATCAATTCTTTTACTTCATCAAATAACAATAACGATGAAACCATTCAAAACATGAAAGTTAATACCTTTGCCTTAACTCCTGAATTAAGAATTTATACAGGTTCCGGTTATGGAAAAGGGTTTTATTTCGCTCCATATTTTAAATACGAGCAATTTGGCTTGAGCGATTTAAGCGTTACATTTACCGATAATGACGTTGACCACGAAGTTATTATGGATGGTAAATTAAAAACATACAGCGGCGGATTGATGATTGGATATCAATGGCTGTTAGGGAAACATAAAAATATTGTTCTGGACTGGTCTATTTTGGGACTTCATGGCGGAAAATCTTCAGGAAATGTGCACGGGTATTATGCAACAGGCACTATGACAGAAGAGCAACAACAAGAAGTAAAAAACAATATTGACGACGCACTCAGTGATATTCCCGTGATAAAATACACCACTACTGTAGACGAAAAAAATGTATCTGTAGATTTAACAGGTCCTTGGGCTTTCTTTAGAATGGGACTTTCCATAGGATATAGATTTTAG